A portion of the candidate division TA06 bacterium genome contains these proteins:
- a CDS encoding ATP-binding cassette domain-containing protein, producing MKKEIHIQSAAENNLKGISLRIPHHRLVVVTGVSGSGKSSLVYGVIGREGQRLFLENFLEGHPLAGKKLRRPQGSVSGLYPVLTVNQRAVFRSPRSTVGTMTELYDYLRLLFARLGTSHQTLSRQDRSLFSFNTPAGQCPACQGLGVADRIDPELLISDKTKTLRQGALALTTPNGYIIYSQVTMEVLDQVCRSEGFSADIPWQDLTGGQQKIVLFGSDKLLIPFGKHPLESRMKWSGITARPRQEGHYKGIIPVMEEILKRDRNPNILRFARSFSCPACRGKRLNPEALSVSLWGMDIAGFAAMSIRQLAEYFERLEPGPSQSAVAAPVRELVLRRCGLLAELGLAYLTVDRGSATLSGGEAQRIKLANQAAAGLRNVLYVLDEPSAGLHPADHARLLGVVRTLVDNGNSVIAVEHDEQTIRAADWIIDLGPGPGLAGGELLFNGPCQDFIKANLPASRTWSCLKGIESFDHHVQPADGGEFFGMDKAARNNLKGFEARFKSGRFNVVTGVSGSGKSSLAEDLLETLAGQKAGGPDIFKRIIHVDQSPIGRTPNSNPATYTGMSDHIRDLFSSLPESRRRGYAKGQFSFVVKGGRCEACQGAGVQEIGMHFLGNVEIVCEACGGKRFSDQTLQVAHQGKNISEVLQMSIDEAHCFFEAEPKITTITRTLIGLGLGYLKLGQPSNTLSGGEAQRVKLAAHLAKPSAGKALYILDEPTTGLHLADVKVLAAALRGLTDKGHTVLAIEHHPDFILSADWVLDLGPGSGEEGGELIYSGPVSGLAGCRESITGRELKRHLARPPLSSASREPERTTVLPDEMRLRGVTTNNLKSVDLTVPLGQITAVTGVSGSGKSSLVFDTFYAESQRRFNEGLSPAIRQLMGKTGDARMETASGLTPSIAVRRRRAASNPRSTVGTYTGLHDLLRLLYSRAGGTALLSSAFSFNHEEGACQECRGLGTITACDPERLVTNPALPLTAGAMDGTKTGKFYGEPGGQHTAALRAAGRALNIDFDAPWNALSAEARSIAMHGLPVRELEVKWNYQRGRRTGVHHFKGLWKGFAGLVDIEYQRKHADRRGAAMLGLMSQQTCPACAGKRLKAEPLAVKLAGRDIAEMTALPIDSLLRMFCQELPALPPFLQPKEKGILNSIGGEIIARLRPMAGAGLGYIAADRLVSTLSGGEFQRLQLSSQIRSGLTGVTYVLDEPSFGLHPADAARISGLVTGLKDDGNTILLVEQSKAMLAVSDQVIELGPAAGREGGRIVFQGGPELLEAFRGKAPSVQRTARGLLPGLKITGACANNLDNVCLNIPSGGMIAVTGVSGSGKTSLISDVLWRSYSEKQPVNCKHIEWGRQFDQLVMVEQDAPPQPQTSVPAAFLGIFDAFRSLFAGSNMAKEAGLKASHFSFLSRDGRCPECGGAGSIPVSLDYWADARVTCHSCRGQRYLPEILNIRIGGLSIADILGQSLSSAREFASGQIASKERAGLLQTLDLAVKAGLGYLPLGQPLSTLSTGEMQRLKLAAGLAGASSRRCLFLLDEPTGGLHPRDIAGLLKLFDELTAAGGTVLCITHEPMVVSCADWLIGLGPGAGKSGGKVVYAGKPQDKAD from the coding sequence ATGAAAAAAGAAATACACATACAATCGGCCGCCGAAAATAATCTCAAAGGCATCTCCCTGCGCATACCGCATCACCGGCTGGTGGTGGTCACCGGAGTTTCCGGCAGCGGGAAATCCTCCCTGGTCTACGGCGTCATCGGACGGGAGGGCCAGAGGCTGTTTTTGGAGAACTTCCTGGAGGGCCATCCCCTGGCCGGGAAAAAGCTGAGGCGGCCTCAGGGCTCGGTTTCCGGCTTGTACCCGGTGCTGACCGTCAACCAGAGGGCGGTCTTCCGCAGCCCCCGTTCCACGGTGGGGACCATGACAGAACTGTACGATTATTTAAGGCTGCTGTTTGCCCGGCTGGGGACCAGCCACCAGACCCTGTCAAGACAGGACCGCAGCCTGTTCTCCTTTAACACGCCAGCCGGGCAATGCCCGGCCTGCCAAGGATTGGGGGTGGCAGACCGCATCGATCCTGAGCTGCTGATCTCTGACAAGACCAAGACCCTGCGCCAGGGAGCGCTGGCCCTGACCACGCCCAACGGTTACATCATCTACTCCCAAGTCACCATGGAGGTGCTGGACCAGGTCTGCCGGTCCGAGGGCTTTTCCGCCGACATCCCCTGGCAGGATCTGACCGGCGGACAGCAGAAGATAGTGCTCTTCGGCTCGGACAAGCTGCTGATCCCGTTCGGCAAACACCCGCTGGAGTCCCGGATGAAATGGAGCGGCATCACCGCCCGGCCCCGCCAGGAGGGCCATTACAAGGGGATCATTCCGGTGATGGAGGAGATCCTGAAGCGAGACCGCAACCCCAACATCCTGCGTTTCGCCCGTTCCTTTTCCTGCCCGGCCTGCCGCGGGAAGAGGTTAAATCCGGAGGCTCTGTCCGTAAGCCTTTGGGGAATGGACATCGCCGGTTTTGCGGCCATGAGCATCAGGCAGCTGGCGGAATATTTTGAGCGGCTTGAACCCGGGCCGTCCCAGTCGGCGGTGGCGGCCCCGGTGCGGGAGCTGGTGCTCCGGCGCTGCGGCCTTCTGGCGGAACTGGGACTGGCTTATCTTACGGTGGACCGGGGGTCCGCCACCCTCTCGGGCGGCGAGGCCCAGCGCATCAAGCTGGCCAACCAGGCGGCCGCGGGCCTGCGCAACGTGCTCTATGTGCTGGACGAGCCCAGCGCCGGACTGCATCCGGCCGACCACGCAAGGCTGCTGGGGGTGGTGCGAACCCTGGTGGACAACGGCAACAGCGTGATAGCGGTGGAACACGACGAGCAGACCATCCGGGCCGCTGACTGGATCATCGACCTGGGGCCGGGGCCGGGGCTGGCCGGCGGGGAGCTGCTGTTCAACGGGCCCTGCCAGGATTTCATAAAGGCAAATCTGCCGGCCAGCCGCACCTGGTCCTGCCTGAAGGGAATAGAATCTTTCGATCATCATGTTCAACCGGCCGACGGCGGGGAGTTCTTTGGGATGGATAAAGCGGCCAGGAACAATCTGAAGGGGTTTGAGGCCCGGTTCAAGTCGGGGCGCTTCAATGTGGTCACCGGAGTGTCCGGCAGCGGCAAGTCCTCGCTGGCCGAGGACCTGCTGGAGACCTTGGCCGGGCAAAAAGCCGGCGGCCCGGACATCTTCAAGCGGATCATACACGTAGACCAGTCTCCGATAGGCCGCACCCCCAACAGCAATCCGGCCACTTACACCGGGATGTCCGACCACATCCGGGACCTGTTCTCCTCGCTGCCGGAATCAAGGCGCCGGGGTTACGCCAAGGGGCAGTTCTCCTTCGTGGTCAAAGGCGGAAGGTGCGAGGCCTGCCAGGGGGCCGGGGTGCAGGAGATCGGGATGCATTTTTTGGGAAACGTCGAGATAGTATGCGAGGCCTGCGGAGGAAAAAGGTTTTCGGACCAGACCCTGCAGGTGGCCCACCAAGGGAAAAATATCTCCGAAGTGCTGCAGATGTCGATCGATGAAGCCCATTGCTTCTTTGAGGCAGAGCCCAAGATCACAACCATCACCCGGACCTTGATAGGCCTGGGGCTGGGCTACCTGAAACTGGGACAACCCAGCAACACCCTGTCGGGAGGGGAGGCCCAGCGGGTGAAACTGGCCGCCCATCTGGCCAAACCATCAGCCGGAAAGGCGCTGTATATATTAGATGAGCCCACCACCGGCCTGCACCTGGCGGATGTCAAAGTTTTGGCCGCAGCCCTGAGGGGCTTGACGGACAAGGGCCACACCGTGCTGGCCATAGAACACCATCCCGATTTCATCCTTTCGGCCGACTGGGTATTAGACCTGGGCCCTGGCAGCGGGGAAGAGGGAGGGGAACTGATCTATTCCGGCCCGGTGTCGGGGCTGGCCGGATGCCGGGAGAGCATCACCGGGCGGGAATTGAAAAGACATCTCGCCAGGCCGCCTCTTTCCTCCGCCTCCCGCGAACCGGAAAGAACAACCGTCCTGCCGGATGAGATGAGGCTGCGGGGCGTTACCACCAATAACCTCAAGTCTGTTGACCTGACCGTTCCGCTGGGACAGATCACCGCGGTCACCGGCGTCTCGGGCAGCGGAAAATCGTCGCTGGTGTTCGATACTTTTTACGCCGAAAGCCAGCGCCGTTTCAACGAGGGACTTTCCCCCGCCATCCGCCAGCTGATGGGCAAGACCGGCGACGCCCGGATGGAAACGGCCTCCGGCCTGACGCCCTCGATCGCGGTCCGGCGCAGACGGGCGGCCTCCAACCCGCGTTCCACCGTCGGCACCTACACCGGACTGCATGACCTGCTGCGCCTGCTGTACAGCCGGGCCGGCGGGACGGCATTGCTTTCTTCGGCATTTTCGTTCAATCACGAGGAAGGCGCCTGCCAGGAGTGCCGGGGTCTGGGCACCATCACGGCCTGCGATCCGGAGCGGCTGGTCACGAACCCTGCGCTGCCGCTGACCGCCGGCGCCATGGACGGCACCAAGACCGGAAAATTCTACGGCGAGCCCGGCGGCCAGCATACCGCCGCCCTGCGGGCTGCCGGCCGGGCCTTGAATATCGACTTTGATGCACCCTGGAACGCCCTCTCCGCCGAGGCCCGCAGCATCGCAATGCACGGGCTTCCCGTCCGGGAATTGGAGGTCAAATGGAATTACCAGCGGGGCAGGCGCACCGGGGTGCACCATTTCAAGGGCCTTTGGAAGGGATTCGCCGGCCTGGTGGACATCGAGTACCAGCGCAAGCACGCCGACCGCCGGGGCGCAGCCATGCTGGGTTTGATGTCGCAGCAAACCTGTCCGGCCTGCGCGGGCAAGCGCCTGAAGGCGGAGCCGCTGGCGGTGAAACTGGCGGGCCGGGACATCGCTGAAATGACCGCCCTGCCCATTGACAGCCTGCTCCGGATGTTCTGCCAAGAATTGCCCGCCCTTCCCCCTTTTCTCCAGCCAAAGGAAAAAGGGATCCTGAATTCCATCGGCGGAGAGATCATCGCCAGGCTGCGGCCGATGGCCGGGGCCGGCCTGGGCTATATCGCGGCCGACCGCCTGGTTTCGACCCTGTCCGGAGGGGAGTTTCAGCGGCTGCAGCTGTCGTCGCAGATCCGCTCCGGCTTGACAGGCGTTACCTACGTGCTGGACGAACCGTCGTTCGGGCTCCATCCGGCGGACGCCGCCCGCATTTCCGGTTTGGTTACGGGTCTTAAGGATGACGGCAACACCATCCTGCTGGTGGAGCAGTCGAAAGCGATGCTGGCGGTCTCCGACCAGGTGATCGAGCTGGGGCCGGCGGCGGGCCGGGAGGGCGGACGGATCGTGTTCCAGGGCGGCCCCGAACTGCTTGAGGCCTTCCGCGGCAAGGCTCCTTCAGTTCAGCGCACCGCCCGCGGGCTGCTGCCGGGACTGAAGATCACCGGAGCCTGCGCCAACAACCTGGACAATGTCTGTCTGAATATTCCCTCCGGCGGGATGATCGCGGTGACCGGGGTCAGCGGCAGCGGAAAGACCAGCCTGATCTCGGATGTTCTGTGGCGATCATATTCTGAGAAACAGCCGGTGAATTGCAAGCACATCGAATGGGGCCGGCAGTTTGACCAGCTGGTGATGGTGGAGCAGGATGCCCCGCCCCAGCCCCAAACGTCCGTCCCGGCGGCCTTTTTAGGAATCTTCGATGCGTTCAGGAGCCTTTTTGCCGGCAGCAATATGGCCAAGGAGGCGGGGCTCAAGGCCAGCCATTTTTCGTTCCTTTCCAGGGACGGCCGGTGCCCGGAGTGCGGCGGGGCGGGATCGATTCCGGTGTCGCTGGATTACTGGGCCGATGCCCGGGTGACATGTCACAGCTGCCGCGGGCAGCGCTATCTGCCGGAGATCCTGAATATCCGCATCGGCGGGCTGTCAATAGCTGACATCCTGGGGCAGTCACTTTCCTCGGCGCGGGAGTTTGCCTCAGGGCAGATCGCCTCCAAAGAACGGGCCGGACTGTTGCAGACGCTGGATCTGGCCGTAAAGGCGGGGCTGGGCTATCTGCCGCTGGGACAGCCGCTGTCCACCCTTTCCACCGGGGAAATGCAGAGGTTAAAGCTGGCTGCCGGCCTGGCTGGGGCCTCTTCCCGGCGCTGCCTGTTTCTGCTGGACGAGCCGACCGGAGGGCTCCATCCCAGGGACATTGCCGGACTGCTGAAATTGTTTGATGAACTGACTGCAGCCGGAGGAACGGTGCTCTGCATCACCCACGAGCCGATGGTGGTAAGCTGCGCCGACTGGCTGATAGGGCTGGGCCCGGGGGCGGGGAAGAGCGGGGGAAAGGTTGTGTATGCCGGAAAGCCGCAGGATAAAGCAGATTGA
- a CDS encoding PAS domain S-box protein produces the protein MKKKPGERGGTAIRKGHKRRAGPVLETLHNGEKLYRTLLEMSPDAVYLSQKGIIIEANQAAAVLFGLKDPGQLAGRPLMDFAHPDSRPLIGEREKILFSGESEIPMAEEKLVHPDGSIIHVEVKSRSFLHRGQLLVQSVARDITDRRKVEQELVRFKRQMEYMLGATRTAVAVINSELDITYLSPSWESKFGPVSGQKCHQYFERKERPCRPCRIMAAIESGKTVVIEEPQAGDPGRIVQVHIVPFQDESGQWMAAEFTIDITDLKQVQTELARRQLELLTLLDNIPAGVFFKDSRGRYILANRNFCQTAGIAQEKLPGRTDEDIFPKETARRNRENEAWVLSCDHPQLLGESEAVQDGRQVTLEMMMVPVRDERGVAQGIIGIQYNITERKQAEEQVRMSALQWQTTFDAMNEGIALVDDLGVVQRCNRALAKILGRPEGEIAGALSRELLSEGEVQAGPNSMDDLPAGRERVRREIRFGERWLSLTIDPILDREGEPAGSVFILRDVTEVRQAQETTRLMVQAIEQMEEGVMIYDTSDRIVYVNPAMERITGYARDEMIGRSEVVPQQHLTPEFLEYWRKVWEQVAANRFWRGSKRSVRKDGTAYEQELVASVVRNQNSEIISYLVVVRDVTEQKRLVTIAEAVNNMNNIGVIFSGVRHELGNPVNSIKTATSILRDGFDTMKDGAKREYLERIISDVQRLEALLKVLHSFSMFEDLSLGPVELCAFIRDLMPTVEPDFEKAGIRFDYQFPGNACPVLADRRALYQIVVNLLTNAFNALRGRENPGISIRVVCGSEAHRIELEDNGTGMSDEVKDNIFKPFYTNRPGGTGLGMVICQKLVLAMKGYIEVESVQGRGTRVSVTLPRAGSTEATEDKG, from the coding sequence GTGAAAAAAAAGCCAGGGGAGAGAGGCGGTACGGCCATTCGAAAAGGACACAAGCGGCGGGCCGGACCCGTTCTTGAAACCCTGCATAATGGCGAAAAGCTGTATCGGACACTATTGGAGATGTCACCTGATGCGGTCTATCTTAGTCAGAAAGGAATAATCATCGAGGCCAACCAAGCGGCGGCGGTGTTGTTCGGACTGAAAGACCCGGGCCAGCTGGCCGGTCGGCCGCTGATGGATTTCGCCCATCCCGACTCCCGGCCCTTGATAGGCGAACGCGAAAAAATACTTTTTTCCGGGGAATCCGAGATCCCGATGGCAGAGGAGAAGCTGGTCCACCCCGATGGAAGCATCATCCATGTCGAGGTAAAATCCCGCTCCTTTCTCCACCGCGGCCAGCTTCTGGTGCAAAGCGTGGCCCGGGACATCACCGATCGCAGGAAGGTGGAGCAGGAACTGGTCCGGTTCAAGCGGCAGATGGAATACATGCTGGGTGCAACCAGGACGGCGGTAGCGGTCATCAACTCAGAACTGGATATCACCTACCTGAGTCCCAGTTGGGAAAGTAAGTTCGGTCCGGTTTCTGGGCAGAAATGCCACCAGTATTTTGAGAGAAAGGAAAGGCCATGCCGGCCGTGTCGGATAATGGCCGCCATCGAGAGTGGGAAGACCGTGGTGATCGAGGAGCCGCAGGCCGGGGACCCCGGTCGGATCGTCCAAGTGCACATAGTCCCGTTCCAGGACGAATCCGGCCAGTGGATGGCTGCCGAGTTCACAATCGACATCACCGACCTCAAGCAGGTCCAGACCGAATTGGCCCGGCGCCAGTTGGAGCTTTTGACACTACTGGACAACATCCCGGCCGGAGTGTTCTTCAAGGACAGCCGGGGCCGTTACATACTGGCCAACCGCAATTTCTGCCAGACAGCCGGGATCGCCCAGGAAAAACTTCCGGGCAGGACCGATGAGGACATCTTTCCCAAGGAGACCGCACGGCGTAACCGCGAGAACGAAGCCTGGGTGCTTTCCTGCGACCATCCGCAGTTGCTGGGCGAGAGCGAGGCGGTCCAGGACGGGCGGCAGGTTACCCTGGAGATGATGATGGTCCCGGTACGGGACGAGCGGGGCGTGGCCCAGGGTATCATAGGCATCCAATACAATATCACTGAGCGCAAGCAGGCAGAGGAGCAGGTCCGGATGTCGGCCCTGCAATGGCAGACGACATTCGACGCCATGAACGAGGGCATCGCCCTGGTCGACGACCTGGGCGTGGTCCAGCGCTGCAACCGGGCCCTGGCAAAGATCCTGGGCCGCCCCGAGGGCGAGATCGCGGGGGCACTGTCACGGGAACTGCTCTCTGAAGGAGAGGTCCAGGCCGGGCCGAATTCTATGGATGACCTGCCGGCAGGGCGGGAACGGGTACGCCGGGAGATCAGGTTCGGTGAGAGATGGCTGAGCCTGACCATAGATCCCATCCTGGACCGGGAAGGCGAGCCGGCCGGTTCGGTTTTCATCCTCAGGGACGTCACCGAGGTCCGTCAGGCCCAGGAGACCACCAGGCTGATGGTGCAGGCCATCGAGCAGATGGAGGAGGGAGTGATGATCTACGACACCTCCGACCGGATTGTCTATGTCAATCCGGCGATGGAAAGGATCACCGGTTATGCCCGGGATGAGATGATCGGCCGGAGCGAGGTCGTTCCCCAACAGCACCTGACCCCGGAATTTCTGGAGTACTGGCGAAAGGTCTGGGAGCAGGTGGCGGCCAACCGTTTCTGGCGGGGATCCAAGCGCTCTGTCCGCAAGGATGGAACTGCCTACGAACAGGAGCTGGTGGCCTCGGTGGTCAGGAATCAGAACTCAGAAATCATCAGCTATCTGGTGGTGGTCCGGGATGTCACCGAGCAGAAGAGGCTGGTGACCATAGCCGAGGCGGTCAACAACATGAACAACATCGGCGTCATCTTCTCCGGGGTCCGCCACGAGCTGGGGAACCCGGTCAACTCTATCAAAACCGCCACCAGCATTCTCCGGGATGGCTTCGACACAATGAAAGACGGAGCCAAACGGGAGTACCTGGAGCGGATAATCTCAGATGTGCAACGGCTGGAGGCCCTGCTGAAAGTGCTGCACAGCTTCAGCATGTTCGAGGACCTGTCGCTGGGGCCGGTGGAGCTGTGCGCCTTCATCCGCGACCTGATGCCCACGGTGGAGCCGGACTTCGAAAAGGCCGGCATCAGGTTCGATTACCAATTCCCGGGGAACGCCTGTCCGGTGCTGGCCGACCGCCGGGCCCTGTACCAAATAGTAGTCAACCTGCTGACCAACGCTTTCAATGCCCTGCGGGGGCGGGAAAATCCCGGCATCAGTATCCGGGTGGTCTGCGGGAGCGAGGCCCACCGGATAGAATTGGAGGACAACGGGACCGGTATGTCGGACGAGGTCAAGGACAACATTTTCAAACCATTCTATACCAACAGGCCGGGCGGCACCGGACTGGGCATGGTGATCTGCCAGAAGCTGGTGCTGGCCATGAAAGGGTACATAGAGGTAGAGAGCGTCCAGGGCCGGGGAACAAGGGTCTCGGTAACTTTGCCCCGGGCCGGGAGCACCGAAGCAACCGAAGATAAAGGATGA
- a CDS encoding sigma-54-dependent Fis family transcriptional regulator, translating into MSQLSVLIIDDDRNFSLSIRDYLSGRNYKVEVANTGSEGLRLAREQWFHLALLDENLPDAKGHLLCSELLKCNADLKIVFITAHPSFNHALQAIRAGAFDYLSKPFELGELDLSLANAARTLELEQEADIGRYAASRDQLGNQLVWASPAMAKLKGEAEMITDSGSPVMITGETGTGKNLLARHIHQRSSRHDGPFIVINCSAIPENLAEAELFGHEKGAFTGAVRTKKGVFELASGGTLVLDEIGDMPLLLQTRLLTVLDSSVIRRVGGEVTIPIDIRLMATTNADLEQAVAAKRFRADLYYRLSVIRFLVPPLRKRAEDIPLLVGHFLKSFNRGDTTVDLSEWEALVSYDWPGNIRELRNIIERSLLLHRDGRFRPSELIALNGQNEPGPEQASVKSDGELKTLDEVERQCITAALKRFGGNKSQAAKALGISLSTLKRKVNET; encoded by the coding sequence ATGTCCCAGCTGAGCGTTTTGATCATCGACGACGACCGGAATTTCTCGCTGTCGATCCGCGACTACCTGTCGGGCAGGAACTACAAGGTAGAGGTGGCCAACACTGGAAGCGAGGGGCTGAGGTTGGCCCGGGAGCAGTGGTTCCACCTAGCCCTGCTGGACGAGAACCTGCCCGACGCCAAGGGCCACCTTCTTTGCTCCGAGCTCTTAAAGTGCAACGCCGACCTCAAGATAGTCTTCATTACCGCCCATCCCAGCTTCAACCACGCCCTGCAGGCCATCAGGGCCGGGGCCTTCGACTACCTGTCAAAGCCCTTCGAGCTGGGGGAACTAGACCTGTCGCTGGCCAACGCCGCCCGCACCCTGGAGCTGGAGCAGGAGGCCGATATCGGCCGTTATGCCGCCTCCCGGGACCAACTTGGCAACCAATTGGTCTGGGCTTCACCGGCCATGGCCAAGCTTAAGGGCGAGGCCGAGATGATCACCGACAGCGGATCCCCTGTGATGATCACCGGCGAGACCGGGACCGGCAAGAACCTGCTGGCCCGGCACATTCACCAGCGAAGCAGCCGGCACGACGGGCCGTTCATAGTAATCAATTGCTCGGCCATACCTGAGAACCTGGCCGAGGCTGAACTGTTCGGCCACGAGAAGGGGGCTTTTACCGGGGCCGTGCGCACCAAGAAGGGGGTGTTCGAACTGGCCAGCGGCGGCACCCTGGTCCTGGACGAGATCGGCGACATGCCACTCTTGTTGCAGACCCGGCTTCTAACGGTGCTTGATAGCAGCGTCATCCGCAGGGTGGGCGGAGAGGTTACCATCCCAATCGACATCAGGTTGATGGCTACCACCAATGCCGATCTGGAACAGGCCGTGGCCGCCAAGCGATTTCGCGCAGATCTGTATTACCGGCTGTCAGTCATCCGCTTCCTGGTACCGCCGCTCCGCAAGAGGGCGGAAGACATACCTTTGCTGGTGGGACATTTCCTAAAAAGCTTCAACCGCGGGGACACTACTGTCGACCTGTCGGAATGGGAGGCCTTGGTCAGTTACGATTGGCCAGGCAACATACGCGAGCTCCGCAACATCATAGAGCGGTCACTGTTGCTGCACCGGGACGGCCGGTTCCGGCCATCGGAGCTGATAGCTTTGAACGGGCAGAACGAACCAGGTCCGGAGCAGGCGAGCGTCAAATCGGATGGAGAACTAAAAACGCTGGATGAGGTGGAACGGCAGTGCATAACGGCAGCATTGAAGAGATTCGGGGGCAACAAGAGCCAGGCGGCCAAGGCGCTTGGAATATCACTTTCAACCTTGAAACGCAAGGTCAACGAGACATAA
- a CDS encoding tetratricopeptide repeat protein, with the protein MKTVLLSILIAALFAGTIFGAPAAIRTPEDPRGYDAHNCFRVPPFWRMASQITGDLDLQAKSAFWLGNYKLAVELFQRLLKSGCKDCYNIYNLACCYGQLGDAEEAARYLRLSVERGFSNIEHIRNDPDFQKVRESPYFQMTIDWIGKELSRKNGE; encoded by the coding sequence ATGAAAACGGTACTTCTCTCAATACTCATTGCTGCCCTGTTCGCGGGCACGATCTTCGGCGCCCCCGCCGCTATCCGGACCCCAGAAGATCCCAGAGGCTACGATGCCCATAACTGTTTCAGGGTGCCGCCTTTCTGGCGGATGGCGAGCCAGATCACCGGGGATCTGGACCTCCAGGCCAAGAGCGCATTTTGGCTGGGCAACTATAAACTGGCTGTCGAACTTTTCCAGAGGCTGTTGAAATCGGGCTGCAAGGATTGTTATAATATTTACAACCTGGCCTGTTGCTACGGTCAACTGGGAGATGCCGAAGAGGCTGCCCGGTATCTGAGGCTGTCGGTGGAAAGAGGCTTCAGCAACATTGAACATATCAGGAACGATCCCGATTTTCAGAAGGTCAGAGAATCACCATATTTTCAGATGACGATTGACTGGATAGGGAAAGAGCTAAGCCGGAAGAATGGCGAATGA
- a CDS encoding type II secretion system protein, with translation MVEMLVAVTIIAILILPLAGFLSGHLKRDERTIETRLALSVARQTMDRLLAAEVSPYNIKDDSLAVNVNGKQWVVVIDPIDGHELGEPANGTDPLEIRVRVYSLNNKRLMARLTALKGQ, from the coding sequence ATGGTGGAAATGCTGGTGGCGGTAACAATAATTGCCATATTGATACTGCCTTTGGCCGGGTTTTTGTCGGGTCATCTTAAGCGCGATGAGAGAACGATCGAAACCAGGCTGGCTTTAAGCGTGGCCCGGCAGACCATGGACCGGCTGTTGGCGGCGGAAGTCTCCCCTTACAATATTAAGGATGATTCCTTGGCCGTAAATGTCAATGGAAAACAGTGGGTGGTGGTGATTGATCCCATTGACGGACATGAACTGGGAGAGCCGGCCAACGGCACCGATCCCCTGGAGATAAGGGTCAGGGTATATTCCCTGAACAATAAAAGGCTTATGGCCCGGCTGACCGCTTTGAAAGGCCAGTGA
- a CDS encoding prepilin-type N-terminal cleavage/methylation domain-containing protein: MTSSRQKGFSLIELMQTLVIFSLVMAMVFGLFVKIKRTMDQRERRYELFNASQKMAAEVESALKNASGWSWGKPNGICFTGSDDDTVKIVWQARDSMLYWNDKKCFEGNARVTGFQLSFAPGPDSLGLYTAREWFEELDDDRSGVLWGRELNRVKWIKLEMTVAKDAQQFKVERDFRAPPPLIDNTDYIEP, from the coding sequence ATGACGAGTTCCCGGCAAAAAGGATTTTCGCTGATAGAACTGATGCAGACTCTGGTCATCTTCAGTTTAGTGATGGCCATGGTCTTCGGTTTGTTCGTGAAGATCAAGCGGACCATGGACCAGCGGGAGCGCCGGTACGAGCTGTTCAATGCATCCCAGAAAATGGCGGCCGAGGTCGAATCGGCGCTTAAAAACGCTTCCGGCTGGAGCTGGGGCAAGCCCAATGGCATCTGTTTCACCGGCAGCGATGACGACACAGTCAAGATCGTCTGGCAGGCCAGGGACAGCATGCTTTATTGGAATGATAAAAAATGCTTTGAAGGAAACGCCAGGGTAACGGGTTTTCAGCTCAGCTTTGCGCCGGGCCCGGATTCGCTCGGTCTGTATACAGCCCGGGAATGGTTCGAAGAATTGGACGACGACCGCAGCGGCGTGCTTTGGGGCCGGGAACTGAACCGGGTAAAATGGATCAAACTGGAGATGACCGTGGCAAAAGACGCTCAGCAATTTAAAGTTGAACGGGATTTCCGGGCGCCGCCTCCTTTGATCGATAACACGGATTATATTGAACCATGA
- a CDS encoding lytic transglycosylase domain-containing protein encodes MKNLGIIISLFISAMAYGQVYTSTMEDGLVLSNIPRANFACVRQLKKNNRALYQNLINAASVKYSLDPKVLEAVIDAESQYNPRALSCKGAQGLMQLMPQTAWQLGVSNPFDPEQNIDAGARYLKQMLDKFGALELALAAYNAGPGAVEKHGGIPPYQETKEYVKKICSRVSKTRQESDVVKNGQVSGIQQKVVKKVKVKKDKTGTIIITN; translated from the coding sequence ATGAAAAATCTTGGGATCATAATTAGTTTGTTCATTAGCGCCATGGCTTATGGCCAGGTGTACACCAGTACTATGGAAGACGGCCTGGTGCTTTCCAATATTCCCAGGGCAAACTTTGCCTGCGTCAGGCAGCTTAAAAAGAACAACCGGGCCTTGTACCAGAATCTGATAAATGCCGCCTCGGTAAAATATTCCCTGGACCCCAAGGTGCTGGAGGCGGTGATAGACGCCGAGTCACAGTACAACCCCAGGGCGCTCTCCTGCAAGGGGGCCCAGGGTTTGATGCAGTTGATGCCCCAGACGGCCTGGCAGTTGGGGGTAAGCAACCCTTTTGATCCGGAGCAGAACATAGACGCCGGGGCCAGGTATTTGAAGCAGATGCTGGACAAGTTTGGGGCTTTAGAGCTGGCATTGGCGGCTTATAACGCCGGGCCTGGGGCGGTGGAGAAGCATGGCGGTATTCCGCCGTACCAGGAAACTAAAGAATATGTGAAAAAGATATGCTCCAGGGTTTCAAAAACAAGGCAGGAAAGTGATGTTGTTAAAAATGGCCAGGTGAGTGGGATACAGCAAAAGGTTGTGAAAAAGGTAAAGGTAAAAAAAGATAAAACAGGGACTATTATTATTACTAATTAA